The Trypanosoma brucei gambiense DAL972 chromosome 10, complete sequence genome has a segment encoding these proteins:
- a CDS encoding casein kinase I, putative, giving the protein MTDVSLRPLTTHKSRRHSHNTGVLECQTILQGRFRLNGLLGKGGFGEVYAGVTVSTGEEVAVKIAPNRKRHVLAHEADVMRSIQSAVGNADPPGIPTLKFFGHDGDNTILVMSVHGPSLEKLRSEMGRLSLKTVVMLGMEMIDRIQFFHSTGFIHRDIKPGNFLMGVGKHAHEVYLIDFGLSTRHSHSGAWHRGRPTASKFVGTSWFASLRTHQGYAQSRRDDLEQLVYSLIYLHRGKLPWTELRHTDRTERTRAIAAAKENLSTAQICVCCPPQFEVLLTYVQKLKFDEIPRYEMCRNIIWSILHPSSAGPKPSLTYEWLTPERECETPKCVFPALRGSETKHGTKNDEVARNDSEAKKSLRRRMPTASSTSHTAGKG; this is encoded by the coding sequence atgaCTGATGTCTCGCTTCGACCCTTAACAACTCATAAATCGCGTCGTCACTCGCACAATACGGGAGTGCTGGAGTGTCAAACTATTTTGCAAGGGAGATTCAGATTGAATGGTCTGctgggaaaaggaggatTTGGAGAGGTATACGCCGGTGTGACGGTTTCCACGGGTGAAGAAGTGGCAGTGAAGATTGCACCAAATAGAAAACGTCATGTTTTGGCTCATGAAGCGGATGTCATGCGTTCCATACAAAGTGCTGTTGGTAATGCAGATCCGCCAGGTATACCCACACTGAAATTCTTTGGTCATGATGGTGATAACACTATTCTCGTCATGAGTGTTCACGGGCCGTCATTGGAGAAGCTCCGCTCTGAGATGGGAAGGCTTTCCCTCAAAACAGTAGTTATGCTTGGTATGGAAATGATTGACAGAATACAGTTCTTTCACTCCACTGGATTTATACACCGCGATATTAAACCAGGAAACTTCCTCATGGGCGTTGGAAAGCACGCGCATGAAGTGTATTTGATTGATTTTGGTCTCAGTACCCGTCACAGTCATTCCGGTGCTTGGCATCGTGGAAGACCGACTGCAAGCAAGTTTGTTGGCACATCATGGTTTGCATCCCTTCGCACTCATCAGGGTTACGCACAGAGCCGCCGAGATGATTTGGAGCAGTTGGTTTATTCACTAATTTATCTCCACCGCGGAAAATTGCCTTGGACGGAGTTACGGCACACTGACCGAACTGAAAGGACACGGGCTATTGCAGCGGCGAAAGAAAATCTCTCTACCGCAcaaatatgtgtgtgttgccCCCCTCAGTTTGAAGTGCTTCTCACATATGTACAGAAGCTTAAGTTTGATGAAATACCGCGATATGAAATGTGTAGGAATATCATTTGGTCTATTCTCCATCCATCATCTGCAGGTCCAAAACCGAGTTTAACGTATGAATGGCTCACACCAGAGCGGGAATGCGAGACACCAAAGTGCGTGTTTCCGGCTCTGAGGGGATCAGAAACGAAACATGGAACTAAAAACGATGAAGTGGCAAGAAACGATagtgaagcaaagaaaagtttGAGGAGACGAATGCCCACAGCGAGTTCTACATCTCATACCGCCGGAAAGGGATGA
- a CDS encoding T. brucei spp.-specific protein has product MTISTPVGIFEYKFLLFLPNFHLWVPELCFTAVVLHSNATNVHIKMRMCVRKGCTRNKKKTGGTGESYIVTLLFFKLRIVHLLLFIPPLQFFFFALEDGGCYHRDWLRLVPLDILSYSSSGEVRTTMCSTFSPTFPPSIGFWRFLMFVRTPSRKTRSLANAAEPLHPLLWIPSVAQPFLG; this is encoded by the coding sequence ATGACTATAAGTACGCCTGTGGGCATTTTTGAATATAAGTTCTTGCTGTTTTTACCCAATTTTCATTTGTGGGTGCCAGAACTTTGTTTTACCGCGGTCGTGTTACACAGCAATGCAACTAACGTGCACATCAAAATGCGCATGTGTGTCAGGAAGGGATGCAcgagaaataagaaaaaaactggAGGCACCGGTGAAAGTTATATAGttacacttttgtttttcaagtTACGGATTGtccatttgcttctttttataCCCCCtttacaattttttttttttgctcttgaAGATGGTGGTTGCTACCATCGCGACTGGCTTCGCCTTGTTCCTCTTGACATTTTGTCTTACAGTTCTTCTGGAGAAGTTCGTACCACAATGTGTTCCACCTTTTCCCCCACTTTCCCCCCCTCGATAGGATTTTGGCGTTTCTTGATGTTTGTGCGCACTCCATCACGTAAGACACGCAGTTTAGCAAATGCTGCTGAACCGCTTCATCCACTTCTATGGATTCCATCTGTGGCGCAGCCGTTTCTCGGTTAA
- a CDS encoding major surface protease gp63, putative encodes MTQLLGTATFWCIFAAFVSHHLRAHVHVEASATHLEAPEEQWGEEGTGDTPRGWCGSHHSAINPDDVPIVGTMPPESEAKGTTGGDLISARTASVDKKPKYTNNVDDYGQGEIDSRWKPIRIRAYTQDLNDPSRFCTMAGDVRSILVSGKTTVCTAGDVLTVRKKRVIVQVAIPKAIKLHTDRLLVRRYHRRIVLPSSYAGYCSLFKVPKGHYTNGFEGDVSIYVAARPTIGNMAWASVCAMLTDGRPVSGVVNISPKYVAETDFFVRVIAHELGHALGFQADILIRRGIMKQKGGIRGLKTSWLVDSEVAKRVARKHFNCSTAPGIEMENEGGPGVFATHLEQRNAVEDVMAPYGNLNYLTVMSLGVFASMGHYRVNFSRAEKTRWGLNRGCSFLQEKCLQEGKSKHPDTFCDHLWKSHLFTCTHDRLGLGQCSLGTHRTELPAEFRYFRNSRVGGKSRFMDHCPMVVQYNSGNCVNGQSKFLRGSEVGKGSRCVKGVNLKFSNKDIGDVCVRTNCTGKELQIRFLLDHSWQTCKPGATVQPLGRHLWKGSIICPTREEVCFDDEDYKLRLTPLPKLPTDDNAAVNPRQM; translated from the coding sequence ATGACCCAACTGTTAGGAACCGCTACCTTTTGGTGCATATTTGCCGCTTTCGTCTCGCACCACTTGCGAGCACACGTGCACGTGGAAGCATCAGCGACACATTTGGAAGCACCAGAGGAACAATGGGGAGAGGAAGGCACCGGCGATACGCCCCGTGGTTGGTGCGGAAGTCATCACTCTGCGATTAATCCAGATGATGTGCCGATAGTAGGTACTATGCCCCCTGAATCAGAAGCGAAGGGTACCACTGGCGGTGATTTGATTAGTGCAAGAACTGCATCCGTAGATAAGAAACCTAAATACACCAACAACGTTGATGATTACGGGCAAGGGGAGATTGACAGCAGGTGGAAACCAATTCGCATCAGAGCTTACACGCAAGACTTGAATGACCCCAGCCGCTTCTGCACGATGGCAGGTGATGTCCGTAGCATACTCGTCAGTGGGAAGACGACTGTTTGTACAGCGGGGGATGTTCTCACAGTTCGCAAGAAGCGCGTCATCGTGCAGGTCGCTATTCCAAAGGCAATCAAATTACACACGGATCGCCTGTTGGTAAGGAGATATCACCGGAGGATTGTTTTACCATCCTCATACGCTGGATACTGCAGCTTATTCAAGGTGCCCAAGGGTCACTACACCAATGGTTTTGAGGGTGATGTTAGTATATACGTGGCGGCTCGGCCAACGATAGGGAATATGGCGTGGGCTTCCGTGTGCGCAATGCTCACTGACGGCCGCCCGGTTTCTGGCGTTGTCAACATATCCCCCAAGTACGTTGCCGAAACTGACTTCTTTGTGCGAGTTATCGCACACGAATTAGGACACGCTCTCGGCTTCCAAGCAGATATCCTCATAAGAAGGGGAATTATGAAACAGAAAGGAGGCATTCGCGGACTTAAAACCTCGTGGTTGGTCGATTCTGAGGTTGCGAAGCGTGTCGCGCGGAAGCACTTCAATTGCTCGACGGCTCCGGGTATCGAAATGGAGAATGAAGGAGGTCCCGGCGTTTTCGCAACACACTTGGAGCAACGCAATGCCGTCGAGGACGTGATGGCCCCTTATGGGAACTTGAATTATTTAACTGTGATGTCATTAGGGGTGTTCGCAAGTATGGGACATTACCGCGTCAATTTCAGTCGCGCAGAGAAGACGCGTTGGGGCCTAAATCGTGGATGTAGTTTTCTACAGGAGAAATGCTTGCAGGAAGGAAAGTCAAAGCATCCCGACACGTTCTGCGATCATTTATGGAAGAGCCATCTGTTCACTTGTACCCATGACCGTCTCGGACTCGGCCAGTGTTCCCTAGGTACACATCGAACTGAACTTCCCGCCGAGTTCCGCTACTTCAGAAATTCACGGGTTGGCGGCAAATCCCGTTTCATGGACCATTGCCCGATGGTGGTTCAGTACAACAGCGGTAACTGCGTCAATGGTCAGTCGAAGTTTTTGCGTGGCAGTGAGGTTGGAAAGGGCTCGCGATGTGTGAAGGGTGTCAATTTGAAGTTTTCCAATAAAGATATTGGTGACGTTTGTGTCCGTACGAACTGCACCGGCAAAGAGCTACAGATTCGCTTTTTGCTAGACCACAGCTGGCAGACATGTAAACCCGGTGCTACAGTGCAGCCCCTCGGTCGTCACCTCTGGAAAGGCAGCATCATCTGCCCCACGCGGGAAGAAGTTTGTTTCGATGACGAGGATTACAAGCTTAGATTGACCCCACTTCCGAAACTCCCCACTGACGACAACGCGGCCGTGAACCCTCGTCAAATGTGA
- a CDS encoding receptor-type adenylate cyclase GRESAG 4,putative, whose product MHESTVGRRAQQRRRFSTRPGTEGSVGTGSVGHLRIFPGVMLHLWILLSLCVPCSLAQGGHEVRMTVKVLSLMFNSAGATVDIINSLNVGFNASLAAQNWTVVAGIDVTVIRPPSYNVSAAEYLENYVKNADDGESLLVVFGPMGEGNIRKSYKVLKEHNLVAFAPLTELTESRKFLPNLYFLRPEPSAELVALIRYAVNHMRVLRLGFMYTESLAGAPSAHSRATELMSQLGYELCCLFTVPNDVEETASGEAFEAEWEKFAQNLPQAAIMFTRINDYTKQIVGRLVSDQRTATTVLLAPSLLQKSLVAVWRQALEASNVSFVPHRLIQTGTNPLAKTTYFGAIRRFQNEARDYLTRHPEWSGLSDSNHFLTNDVDGELMVYGWIAGEVLMRALRSNTKLGDRISFINSLYDQRRYVIDDLVIGDFGGECATGAAAQGAVCDCNRGGKKVFMKEVVKGYHFQHVLPGIFSTSRDHCYSNAIQLHPPLSGVIMRMSDNLTMLRAALEFYHGISSTASLLNVGELNRLIMLQVGSTTEQSMNDLVELRKNSIITAVFGVVVEEMLTVKNLTFIDPIVMNPRLNKFRSNVIHLSPTLEQQLYVLVSYLSKNRQGPVHLAVYSREGAEIAEVLTRTLVTFRANLSSSKIFRDVGELEKYLPAKGDVFLLGIGSGNIPTVKEYLRTHQDVRIFVQFSEVMLMYDEFVGGFNGSAGADRVLFATNLPHWGDTDSKSKTVRKFHKVVKPPHRTPLALLGFATERLMQRNIRRMEKVTSQLLVDLFFEEASITVDDMRYGTYDRESCLISGFAAAANCISNFGATNISVWSMARVMNSSVPVLQDPVTPQMFYVDPNANGLTAAQLAGAIAGSVLLFFVLLFIAVPLYFATRSGRDNDNAPKELTAPVTIVFTDIEGSTAQWAAHPEQMPDAVATHHRLIRSLIVQYRCYEVKTIGDSFMIACRSPLAAVQLACNLQRSFLLHNWRTTLFDQSYRQFEEQRAEVENDYVPPTAHLADEAYSQMWNGLRVRVGIHTGLCDIRHDEVTKGYDYYGRTTNMAARTESVTNGGQVLLTRATYLAMSGMEREQFDVTALGALPLRGVPEPVEMYQLNTVAGRQFAALRLDRDVDVLNDGTDGSVLSTSDHSSSRAELSESSQVIVTSLNALLGTFARAQRQKALLPFCERWRVVLPRKPPAIWDDSYYQEVIRRIAVKVGHVVDYCASSGADHTFSTLTSASLIVITQPRGSSS is encoded by the coding sequence ATGCACGAATCGACAGTGGGACGCAGGGCACAGCAGCGTCGTCGTTTCTCCACTCGTCCAGGAACCGAGGGAAGCGTTGGGACTGGTTCTGTCGGCCACTTACGTATTTTCCCGGGAGTAATGTTGCACCTGTGGATACTCCTGTCGTTGTGCGTCCCCTGTTCACTGGCGCAAGGGGGGCATGAGGTGAGGATGACTGTGAAAGTTTTGTCCCTTATGTTTAATTCCGCAGGCGCCACTGTTGACATCATAAATTCTTTGAATGTGGGGTTTAACGCTTCCTTGGCCGCGCAAAATTGGACTGTAGTGGCAGGGATTGACGTCACGGTTATTAGGCCTCCTTCATATAACGTCTCCGCAGCAGAATACTTGGAGAATTACGTGAAAAACGCAGACGACGGTGAAAGTTTGCTGGTTGTGTTCGGTCCGATGGGGGAGGGAAACATAAGGAAATCTTACAAGGTGTTGAAAGAGCACAACCTTGTAGCCTTCGCTCCGCTAACAGAGTTGACAGAATCCCGCAAGTTTTTGCCGAACTTATACTTCTTGCGACCTGAACCAAGCGCTGAGCTGGTAGCCCTTATCCGCTATGCTGTTAATCACATGCGCGTGCTGCGGTTGGGTTTTATGTACACTGAAAGTCTGGCGGGGGCGCCATCAGCGCATTCTCGAGCAACAGAGTTAATGTCCCAACTAGGGTACGAGCTTTGTTGTCTGTTCACTGTGCCAAATGATGTTGAAGAAACTGCCTCCGGTGAGGCGTTCGAAGCAGAGTGGGAAAAGTTTGCCCAGAATCTTCCACAGGCCGCCATTATGTTCACTCGGATAAACGACTATACCAAACAAATTGTCGGGAGGTTAGTGTCCGACCAACGGACCGCGACTACTGTTCTGCTTGCGCCCTCTTTGCTTCAGAAGTCACTCGTTGCTGTATGGAGGCAGGCCCTGGAAGCGAGCAATGTATCGTTTGTACCTCATCGTTTGATCCAAACTGGCACAAATCCGCTTGCCAAGACAACTTACTTCGGAGCAATCAGACGCTTCCAGAATGAGGCAAGGGATTACTTAACGCGGCATCCGGAATGGTCAGGTCTCAGCGACTCGAATCACTTCCTCACCAACGATGTAGATGGGGAACTAATGGTGTACGGATGGATTGCGGGTGAGGTACTTATGCGTGCTCTTAGGAGCAACACAAAATTGGGCGACCGTATTTCGTTCATAAACTCATTGTACGACCAACGCCGTTACGTGATTGATGATCTTGTAATTGGAGACTTCGGTGGTGAATGTGCCACAGGTGCCGCCGCTCAGGGTGCCGTCTGCGACTGCAACCGCGGTGGCAAAAAGGTGTTTATGAAAGAAGTTGTTAAAGGTTATCACTTCCAACATGTCCTTCCAGGGATTTTCTCAACGAGCCGAGACCACTGTTATTCTAATGCCATCCAACTGCACCCTCCGCTTAGTGGAGTCATCATGAGGATGTCCGACAACCTCACGATGCTCAGGGCTGCGCTGGAGTTTTATCATGGCATATCTTCCACAGCCTCACTTTTGAATGTCGGCGAACTCAACAGACTTATTATGCTTCAGGTTGGCAGCACCACAGAACAATCCATGAATGATCTTGTTGAGCTGCGAAAAAACAGTATCATCACAGCGGTGTTTGGGGTTGTGGTCGAGGAAATGTTAACCGTGAAAAATTTAACCTTCATCGATCCCATTGTCATGAATCCTCGTTTGAACAAGTTCAGAAGTAATGTAATCCACCTATCGCCAACATTGGAACAACAACTGTACGTGCTTGTGAGCTATTTGTCCAAGAACCGCCAAGGACCGGTTCATTTGGCTGTCTATAGTCGAGAAGGTGCTGAGATAGCGGAGGTATTGACGAGGACGCTAGTGACATTTCGCGCAAATCTCTCCTCCAGTAAAATATTTAGGGACGTGGGCGAGCTGGAGAAATACCTCCCAGCAAAAGGCGATGTGTTTCTTCTTGGTATTGGCAGCGGTAATATTCCGACAGTCAAAGAGTACCTCCGTACTCATCAAGATGTGCGTATTTTCGTCCAGTTTTCCGAGGTAATGCTGATGTACGACGAATTCGTTGGGGGTTTCAACGGTAGCGCGGGTGCGGATCGTGTTCTTTTCGCAACCAACCTTCCCCACTGGGGCGACACCGATTCAAAATCGAAAACAGTTCGAAAGTTCCACAAAGTTGTGAAACCGCCTCACCGAACCCCTTTGGCCCTACTAGGTTTTGCCACTGAGCGGCTTATGCAGCGAAATATCCGTCGAATGGAAAAGGTGACCTCCCAACTATTGGTCGACCTCTTCTTTGAGGAAGCCTCAATCACTGTTGACGACATGCGGTATGGCACCTACGACAGAGAAAGTTGCCTGATTTCAGGTTTTGCCGCGGCGGCCAATTGCATCTCGAATTTTGGTGCTACGAACATATCCGTGTGGTCCATGGCGCGTGTGATGAATTCAAGTGTGCCAGTGTTGCAAGATCCGGTTACGCCACAAATGTTTTACGTGGACCCCAACGCAAATGGCCTTACAGCGGCGCAACTAGCAGGTGCTATTGCTGGGTctgttctcctttttttcgtgcTGCTCTTTATTGCGGTGCCGTTGTACTTCGCAACTCGGAGCGGGCGCGACAATGACAACGCCCCGAAAGAACTAACAGCCCCCGTTACCATTGTTTTCACGGATATTGAGGGCAGCACGGCGCAGTGggcagcacaccctgagcAAATGCCCGACGCCGTAGCCACGCATCATCGTTTGATCCGCTCCCTTATTGTGCAGTACCGCTGCTACGAGGTGAAGACCATCGGGGACTCGTTTATGATCGCGTGTAGGAGTCCTCTTGCGGCTGTACAACTTGCGTGCAACTTGCAGCGATCATTCCTCCTTCACAACTGGAGAACCACACTGTTTGACCAATCCTACCGGCAGTTTGAGGAACAGAGAGCTGAGGTGGAAAATGATTATGTTCCACCAACTGCTCACCTCGCCGATGAGGCGTACAGCCAAATGTGGAACGGgctgcgtgtacgtgttggaatccacacGGGGTTATGCGATATCCGacacgatgaagtgacgaagggtTATGACTACTATGGGCGCACAACTAACATGGCTGCGCGGACAGAGAGTGTCACCAACGGTGGGCAGGTGCTTCTGACTCGGGCCACTTATCTTGCGATGAGCGGCATGGAGCGTGAGCAATTTGATGTAACCGCCCTCGGTGCCTTACCACTGCGTGGCGTACCGGAGCCAGTTGAGATGTACCAGCTGAATACAGTAGCTGGTCGACAGTTTGCAGCACTTCGTCTCGACAGGGATGTTGACGTGCTGAATGACGGTACAGACGGCTCGGTACTCTCTACCAGTGACCACAGTTCTTCACGTGCGGAGTTGAGTGAGTCTTCCCAAGTTATAGTGACCTCCTTGAACGCTTTACTCGGTACTTTCGCGCGTGCTCAGCGGCAAAAGGCGCTTTTACCCTTCTGTGAGCGCTGGCGTGTGGTGTTGCCGCGCAAGCCACCTGCCATTTGGGATGACAGCTACTACCAGGAGGTCATACGGCGCATCGCAGTGAAGGTTGGGCACGTTGTGGATTACTGCGCGTCGAGTGGCGCTGATCATACGTTCAGTACGCTAACGAGCGCCTCGCTGATTGTCATTACCCAGCCACGCGGTTCTTCCTCTTAA
- a CDS encoding cysteine peptidase, Clan CD, family C13,putative, with protein MGGCVSTALKVGAETVAEGHIDLISFAINYFKNAVPYIVKYLGRQQRPKEVDMEATLTEAKESKGFQPWKISCQPKGAVRGLFIGVNYGNTEAQLSGCCNDIMMMIGALQKRNFPLTEVVILADEEDVPGRTGEPTRANILRYLAWLAQDAQPNDVLFFHYSGHGTRANARDDDCEEYDQCIVPMDYVENGCIVDNEIHEILVSQLPKGVRLTAVFDCSHSGSMLDLPYAYVCDSSKDGSGSCGMKRVREDNDVQADVLMISACADDEAALGVDNTQDFYESGKDSGGAATFCLTAMMMREEPLTFLDLLVHTREMLKSRGFTQVPHLSASKPINLMQRFSLEGLFPQERTLL; from the coding sequence ATGGGAGGCTGCGTCAGTACTGCATTGAAAGTGGGTGCGGAAACGGTGGCTGAAGGTCACATCGATTTAATAAGTTTTGCTATTAATTATTTTAAGAACGCCGTTCCCTATATTGTGAAATATCTTGGGAGACAACAGCGGCCAAAAGAAGTTGATATGGAGGCAACACTTACGGAAGCTAAGGAATCTAAAGGTTTTCAGCCGTGGAAGATTTCATGTCAGCCAAAGGGAGCTGTCCGTGGCCTCTTTATTGGAGTAAACTATGGCAACACAGAGGCACAGCTCTCTGGTTGTTGCAATGACATTATGATGATGATCGGAGCACTTCAGAAGAGGAACTTTCCCCTAACTGAGGTAGTCATCCTTGCTGATGAAGAAGACGTTCCAGGTCGTACTGGTGAGCCGACGCGGGCCAATATTTTGCGGTATTTGGCTTGGCTCGCCCAAGATGCGCAACCTAATGACGTTCTATTCTTTCACTACTCGGGTCACGGTACGCGTGCTAACGCAAGAGACGACGATTGTGAAGAGTACGACCAATGTATTGTTCCGATGGATTACGTGGAAAATGGATGTATTGTCGATAACGAAATCCATGAGATATTGGTTTCGCAATTGCCGAAGGGGGTACGACTCACAGCTGTGTTCGACTGCTCGCACTCCGGTTCTATGCTTGACTTGCCGTACGCGTATGTCTGTGACAGCTCTAAGGACGGAAGTGGTTCATGTGGCATGAAGCGGGTTCGTGAAGATAACGATGTTCAGGCGGATGTTCTAATGATATCTGCCTGTGCTGATGATGAAGCAGCGTTGGGCGTTGACAATACCCAAGATTTTTATGAAAGTGGGAAAGATTCCGGTGGTGCTGCCACCTTCTGTCTCACTgcgatgatgatgagagAGGAGCCGCTCACATTTTTGGATCTACTTGTGCATACCCGTGAGATGCTGAAGTCTAGGGGGTTCACACAAGTTCCACACCTGAGTGCATCCAAACCCATCAATCTGATGCAGCGTTTTTCACTGGAGGGACTCTTTCCGCAGGAACGGACGCTCCTGTAG